A single region of the Malus sylvestris chromosome 8, drMalSylv7.2, whole genome shotgun sequence genome encodes:
- the LOC126632554 gene encoding uncharacterized protein LOC126632554: MRNVFAALKRHRHVTLLTQTLRHDRNVETVIRKCIPLGYNNYVEIRWKQEKLFPHQLLQRNSISTSVHGEMASAEYAKLRKESLESEFGHALDAGSKSISVVYRFGPFLALYRAAIISFHVVKLTIWQFFVHDIKKRAVKFRETLIRLGPFYIKLGQALSTRPDILPTIYCQELVKLQDQIPPFPTRVAIKSIESQLGAPISKLFADISPEPIAAASLGQVYKAHLHSGELVAVKVQRPGMSLVLTLDALLFSMIGGQLKRFANARKDLLVAVNEMVRHMFDEIDYIQEAKNANRFASLYGSDPSDGKKTGPKPTAGKSLKHNEANCIKVPKIYWDFTRRGVLTMEWIDGIKLTDEIGLERAGLNRKGLIDQGLYCSLRQLLEVGFFHADPHPGNLVATDTGALAYFDFGMMGEIPRHYRVGLIQVLVHFVNRDSLGLANDFLSLGFLPEVVDIQLVSDALQASFSDRTRQSQDFQGVMDQLYDVMYEFNFSLPPDYALVIRALGSLEGTAKVLDPNFKVIESSYPFVIGRLLADPNPDMRRILRQLLIRNDGSIRWNRLERLIAAISEQASESAEESPNSAGGTPNPLRSKSFDMHSVVAATEDLFHFILSKKGERVRVFLVRDILAAADAFLEDEVVGRMFDEKPESRGSVESEAHTMVMRVVNGFQYLRQAIKLAPEVWTEMLIRMAVTPEVHKFTLDIVSSLIIHFNGKIPETTFVCMSRLMHKMEKNRSSSDF; encoded by the exons ATGAGGAATGTCTTTGCCGCGCTCAAGCGCCACCGCCATGTCACTCTGCTAACCCAAA CTTTACGCCATGACAGAAACGTGGAGACCGTAATACGAAAATGCATACCATTGGGTTACAATAACTATGTTGAAATTAGATGGAAGCAAGAAAAATTGTTTCCGCATCAATTGTTACAACGGAATTC TATTTCCACCAGTGTGCATGGTGAAATGGCATCTGCAGAGTATGCAAAGTTGAGGAAGGAATCACTAGAGAGTGAATTCGGGCACGCTCTTGATGCAGGCTCCAAAAGTATTTCTGTTGTCTACCGTTTTGGTCCGTTTTTGGCATTGTATAGAGCTGCAATTATTTCATTTCATGTGGTGAAGCTCACAATCTGGCAATTCTTTGTCCATGACATAAAGAAACGCGCCGTCAAG TTTCGTGAAACTCTAATTCGCTTGGGACCTTTCTACATCAAG CTCGGGCAGGCTTTGAGCACCAGACCAGACATACTGCCAACTATATACTGCCAAGAGCTTGTTAAGTTACAG GATCAAATACCACCATTTCCAACACGTGTTGCAATTAAATCTATTGAATCTCAGCTAGGTGCCCCCATTTCAAAACTTTTTGCCGACATCAGCCCAGAGCCTATTGCAGCAGCATCCCTAGGGCAGGTCTATAAAG CTCACTTGCACTCTGGGGAGCTGGTAGCAGTTAAAGTACAAAGGCCGGGTATGTCACTTGTATTGACCCTTGACGCCTTGTTGTTCAGTATGATTGGGGGACAGTTAAAGCGTTTTGCCAATGCCCGCAAAGATCTACTAGTGGCCGTGAATGAGATG GTGAGGCATatgtttgatgaaattgattacatccaagaGGCAAAGAATGCTAACCGTTTTGCCTCTCTCTATGGTTCAGACCCAA GTGACGGGAAAAAGACCGGTCCAAAGCCTACAGCTGGAAAAAGTCTTAAACATAATGAGGCGAACTGTATAAAAGTTCCAAAAATATATTGGGATTTTACCCGTAGGGGTGTGCTTACAATGGAGTGGATTGATGGAATTAAGCTTACAGATGAAATTGGCCTAGAGAGGGCTGGTTTGAACAGAAAAGGATTAATTGACCAG GGATTATACTGCTCTTTGAGACAATTGCTTGAGGTGGGATTTTTCCATGCTGACCCACATCCGGGTAACCTTGTCGCTACTGATACTGGTGCTCTTGCATATTTTGATTTTGGAATGATGGGTGAAATTCCTCGACATTATCGTGTGGGACTTATTCAAGTG CTTGTGCATTTTGTTAATCGAGACTCCCTGGGTTTGGCAAATGACTTTCTTTCATTGGGATTCCTTCCTGAAGTGGTTGATATACAATTAGTTTCGGATGCATTGCAAGCATCCTTTAGCGACCGGACTAGACAGTCTCAAGATTTCCAG GGAGTAATGGACCAACTCTACGATGTTATGTATGAATTTAACTTCTCTCTTCCTCCGGACTATGCCCTGGTAATAAGAGCACTGGGATCACTAGAAGGCACAGCCAAAGTCCTTGATCCTAATTTCAAAGTTATTGAGAGCTCATATCCTTTTGTGATTGGAAGACTTCTGGCTGACCCAAATCCTGATATGAGAAGAATTTTAAGACAACTTCTTATACGCAACGATGGATCGATAAGGTGGAATAGGCTAGAACGCCTG ATTGCAGCAATATCTGAACAGGCTTCTGAGAGTGCTGAGGAGTCCCCAAATTCTGCGGGCGGTACTCCAAATCCGTTGAGAAGTAAATCATTTGACATGCATTCAGTTGTTGCCGCCACTGAAGATCTTTTCCACTTCATTCTCTCTAAGAAGGGTGAGAGGGTGCGTGTATTCCTTGTTCGGGATATACTTGCTGCAGCTGATGCTTTTCTTGAGGATGAAGTTGTTGGTCGTATGTTCGATGAGAAGCCCGAATCCAGAGGCTCAGTTGAGTCAGAG GCACACACCATGGTCATGAGGGTTGTAAATGGGTTTCAGTATCTCCGTCAAGCTATAAAGTTGGCCCCGGAGGTATGGACGGAAATGCTTATACGCATGGCAGTTACGCCCGAGGTTCATAAGTTTACATTAGACATCGTTTCGTCGCTAATCATTCATTTTAACGGCAAAATTCCAGAAACTACGTTTGTTTGTATGTCTAGACTTATGCACAAGATGGAAAAAAACCGCAGCTCTTCTGATTTTTGA